In Plectropomus leopardus isolate mb chromosome 20, YSFRI_Pleo_2.0, whole genome shotgun sequence, one DNA window encodes the following:
- the hexb gene encoding LOW QUALITY PROTEIN: beta-hexosaminidase subunit beta (The sequence of the model RefSeq protein was modified relative to this genomic sequence to represent the inferred CDS: deleted 1 base in 1 codon), whose amino-acid sequence MKFTLLLLALGFSQGLQHNYIDEVDEKTETERVVQASKYGSLWPLPQKVQIHEVSFKLTSFSFKIVDAKESSAGPSCSLLQDAYRRYYEYIFGNAKRLELSKGRRSGPSELTELQVWITSADSECDGYPGVASDESYELSVDQPYAVLKAPKVWGALHGLETFSQLVFEDDYGAKSINSTAISDFPRFAHRGILLDISRHFLPIKVILTNLETMAMNKFNVFHWHIVDDQSFPYLSRTFPQLSQQGAYHPYTHVYTPADVKMVIEFGRLRGIRVIPEFDTPGHTQSWGKGQPDLLTPCYSGPKPSGSFGPVNPILNTTYDFMRQFFKEISTVFPDAYVHLGGDEVDFTCWKSNPDIQKFMEQQGFGQDYSKLESFYIQKLLNIVTTTKKGYMIWQEVFDNGVKLKPDTIIHVWKGNQEQYQNEMAKVTSSGYQTLLSTPWYLNRISYGQDWKGHYKADPQDFTGTEEQKKLVIGGEACLWGEYVDATNLTPRLWPRASAVAERLWSAKDVTDINDAFNRLSVHRCRMVERGIPAEPLFSSYCPREYKGI is encoded by the exons ATGAAGTTTACTCTGTTACTGTTGGCTCTTGGCTTTTCTCAGGGGCTGCAGCACAACTACATCGATGAAGTCGACGAGAAGACCGAGACTGAGCGCGTCGTCCAGGCCTCTAAATACGGCTCCCTGTGGCCTCTGCCGCAGAAAGTGCAAATCCATGAGGTTTCATTCAAGTTAACCAGCTTCAGCTTCAAAATAGTTGACGCCAAAGAGTCATCCGCCGGGCCGAGCTGCAGCCTCCTGCAGGATGCGTACAGGAG ATATTATGAGTACATATTTGGCAATGCTAAAAGGCTGGAGCTGAGCAAAGGCAGGCGATCAGGTCCCTCTGAGCTGACAGAGTTGCAGGTGTGGATCACATCAGCTGACTCTGAATGTGACGGATACCCCGGTGTGGCTTCTGATGAGTCAT ATGAGCTGTCAGTGGATCAGCCGTATGCCGTCCTGAAAGCACCGAAGGTCTGGGGAGCGCTGCAtg GTCTGGAAACTTTCAGCCAG TTGGTGTTTGAAGACGACTATGGAGCC AAAAGCATCAATTCAACAGCAATTAGTGACTTTCCCAGATTCGCACATAGAGGCATCTTACTGGACATCTCTCGGCATTTCCTGCCTATTAAAGTCATCTTGACTAATCTG GAAACAATGGCAATGAACAAATTCAATGTTTTCCATTGGCACATTGTGGATGATCAGTCCTTCCCTTACCTGAGCCGAACGTTCCCACAGCTGAGCCAGCAG GGAGCTTACCACCCATACACACATGTGTATACACCCGCTGACGTGAAGATGGTGATTGAGTTTGGCCGTCTGCGAGGCATTCGTGTTATCCCGGAGTTTGACACTCCAGGACACACACAGTCTTGGGGCAAAG GCCAGCCAGATCTGCTGACACCCTGTTACTCTGGCCCCAAACCCTCCGGCTCCTTCGGACCTGTGAATCCCATCCTGAACACCACGTATGACTTCATGAGGCAGTTCTTCAAGGAGATCAGCACCGTGTTCCCTGATGCCTACGTTCACCTGGGAGGTGATGAGGTGGACTTCACCTGCTG GAAGTCCAACCCGGACATTCAGAAGTTCATGGAGCAGCAAGGCTTTGGACAAGACTACAGCAAACTGGAatcattttatatccaaaa ACTCTTGAATATCGTCACCACCACCAAGAAGGGCTACATGATCTGGCAGGAGGTCTTTGACAACGGTGTAAAG CTGAAACCAGACACAATTATCCACGTTTGGAAAGGAAACCAGGAGCAATACCAGAATGAGATGGCAAAAGTTACATCATCAGGGTACCAGACCCTGCTGTCCACTCCCTGGTACCTGAACCGTATTTCCTACGGCCAGGACTGGAAGGGCCATTACAAGGCCGACCCACAGGATTTCACGG gaaCTGAAGAACAAAAGAAGCTTGTGATTGGTGGAGAAGCCTGTTTGTGGGGGGAGTATGTGGATGCCACCAACCTGACACCCAGACTCTG GCCTCGTGCCAGTGCCGTGGCGGAACGGCTGTGGAGCGCAAAGGACGTGACGGACATCAACGATGCTTTCAACAGACTGTCTGTACACCGCTGTCGCATGGTAGA GCGTGGGATCCCAGCTGAGCCGCTGTTTTCCAGCTACTGCCCTCGGGAGTACAAAGGTATCTGA
- the gfm2 gene encoding ribosome-releasing factor 2, mitochondrial, with the protein MISGRFLFIAGLRCCRCRLSWHGKRHYSFLPDEVKSLRALASPDISKIRNIGIMAHIDAGKTTTTERMLYYSGYTRALGDVDDGDTVTDFMAQERERGITIQSAAVTFDWKSHRINLIDTPGHVDFTLEVERALRVLDGAVAVFDASAGVEAQTLTVWRQAEKHHVPCVCFLNKMDKPAANLNLSIESIRQKLKANPVLLQIPVGGGKNFMGVVDLLTNQKLIWNLKSTRDDDGRIFESKPLDQSDEPELLQQVSEARTALIEQVADLDDEFAELLLTDFSDNFDAVPSSKLQEAVRRVTLARKGVPVLCGSSLRNKGVQPLLDAITAYLPAPNERHHDLVRWYKDDLCALAFKVVHDKQRGPLVFLRIYSGTLKPQTAVHNINRNSIERMSRLLVPFADQHVEIPSMTAGNIALTVGLKQTVTGDTIVSSKASAAAAARRAQNDGVEAGKKRGEHASVVLSGVEVPDPVFFCTIEPPTMAKQADLEHALNCLQREDPSLKVRLDPDSGQTILCGMGELHIEIIHDRIRREYGIETHLGPLQVAYRESILHQVSTTDLLDRTVGERRHVVEVELAVAPLDISLGASCELAFTEELRGQLSPEIKEAVENGVHSSYLQGPLLGCPLQGVSTLIQSVSTEPGTSPTMVSACVSRCMLKALRLAEGQVLEPVMSLEVTVEEERLSSVLGDLAQRRGTVRDIQSRHDNKVLLATVPLAEIMGYSTILRTLTSGNATFSLELDTYEPMNPQDQSTLLKRMAGLL; encoded by the exons atgATTTCG GGAAGGTTTTTATTCATTGCTGGACTCCGGTGCTGCAGGTGTAGACTGAGCTGGCATGGCAAAAGACATTACAGCTTTCTTCCAG ATGAAGTCAAATCCCTGCGCGCTTTGGCCAGCCCTGATATATCCAA GATCCGAAATATTGGCATTATGGCCCACATCGACGCCGGAAAGACGACAACCACAGAAAGGATGCTTTACTACTCGGGCTATACAAGAGCACTGGGAG ACGTGGATGATGGGGACACAGTGACAGATTTTATGGCTCAGGAGCGGGAGCGTGGCATCACTATACAGTCAGCAGCTGTCACATTTGATTGGAAAAGTCATCGAATAAACCTCATAGACACCCCAG gACATGTTGACTTCACTCTGGAGGTAGAGCGGGCACTTCGTGTTCTTGACGGAGCCGTTGCAGTGTTTGATGCTTCTGCTGGTGTTGAG GCTCAGACTCTGACCGTGTGGAGACAGGCAGAGAAGCACCATGTTCCCTGTGTTTGCTTCCTCAATAAGATGGATAAACCTGCAGCAAA cttAAATCTTTCCATTGAGAGCATAAGACAGAAGTTGAAAGCTAATCCGGTCCTCCTGCAG ATTCCTGTCGGTGGCGGCAAAAACTTCATGGGTGTGGTCGACTTGTTAACCAACCAGAAGCTGATATGGAACTTAAAATCCACGAGAGATGATGACGGACGAATTTTTGAGAGCAAACCTCTTGACCAGTCGGATGAGCCAGAACTCCTGCAGCAGGTCAGCGAGGCCAGAACGGCTTTAATCGAGCAG GTGGCTGATCTGGATGATGAGTTTGCTGAACTGTTGCTGACTGACTTTAGCGATAATTTCGATGCCGTGCCCTCCAGCAAA ctgcaggAGGCTGTGCGGCGGGTTACTCTGGCCCGGAAAGGCGTCCCGGTGCTCTGTGGGAGTTCTTTAAGAAACAAAGGTGTGCAGCCTCTTTTAGATGCCATCACCGCCTACCTGCCTGCTCCCAATGAGCGACACCATGACCTGGT GCGGTGGTATAAGGATGACTTATGCGCTCTGGCCTTCAAGGTTGTCCATGACAAGCAGCGTGGTCCTCTGGTATTTCTCAGGATATACTCTGGTACTCTGAAACCACAGACTGCTGTCCACAACATCAACAGAAACAGCAT TGAGAGGATGAGCAGGCTGCTGGTGCCGTTTGCTGATCAGCATGTAGAAATCCCCTCGATGACGGCAGGAAACATTGCTCTGACTGTAGGCCTGAAGCAG ACAGTCACAGGTGACACCATCGTCTCCTCAAAGGCTTCTGCAGCGGCTGCAGCCCGCCGAGCCCAAAATGATGGCGTAGAAGCGGGAAAGAAGCGTGGGGAACATGCCAGTGTGGTCCTTTCAGGGGTGGAGGTTCCTGACCCTGTCTTCTTCTGTACCATAGAACCACCCACCATGGCCAAGCAGGCAG ATCTTGAACATGCTCTGAATTGCTTGCAGAGAGAAGATCCCAGCCTTAAAGTCAGACTTGACCCTGACTCTGGCCAG ACCATTTTATGTGGAATGGGAGAGCTGCACATCGAGATCATCCATGATCGGATCAGAAGAGAGTATGGCATTGAGACTCACCTTGGACCGCTACAGGTGGCCTATAGAGAGTCGATTCTCCACCAGGTCTCTACTACAg ATTTGCTGGACCGTACTGTTGGGGAGAGACGACATGTTGTGGAAGTTGAGCTGGCTGTTGCACCTCTGGACATATCCTTGGGTGCCTCATGTGAATTAGCTTTCACAGAGGAGTTGAGGGGGCAGCTATCACCAGAAATAAAAGAGGCAGTGGAGAATGGAGTACACAGCTCATACCTTCAAG GTCCATTGCTAGGTTGTCCTTTACAGGGTGTATCTACTCTGATCCAAAGTGTTAGCACGGAGCCAGGAACTTCTCCTACCATGGTGTCAGCCTGTGTGTCCCGCTGCATGCTGAAG GCTCTGAGGCTAGCAGAAGGTCAGGTCCTGGAGCCAGTGATGTCCCTGGAGGTGACCGTCGAGGAGGAACGCCTTAGCTCTGTGCTGGGGGACTTAGCCCAAAGACGAGGAACCGTCCGAGACATTCAGAGTCGTCACGATAACAAGGTGCTGCTCGCAACTGTGCCGCTGGCTGAGATCATG GGCTATTCCACCATCCTGCGAACGCTAACATCCGGCAATGCCACCTTCTCCTTGGAGCTTGACACCTATGAGCCCATGAACCCCCAGGACCAGAGCACCCTCCTCAAAAGAATGGCTGGACTGTTATGA
- the nsa2 gene encoding ribosome biogenesis protein NSA2 homolog, whose protein sequence is MPQNEHIELHRKRHGYRLDHHEKKRKKESREAHERSHKARKLIGLKAKLYHKQRHAEKIQMKKTIKMHEQRKTKQKNDDKTPEGAVPAYLLDREGQSRAKVLSNMIKQKRKEKAGKWEVPLPKVRAQGETEVLKVIRTGKRQKKAWKRMVTKVCFVGDGFTRKPPKYERFIRPMGLRFKKAHVTHPELKATFCLPILGVKKNPSSPLYTSLGVITKGTVVEVNVSELGLVTQGGKVIWGKYAQVTNNPENDGCINAVLLV, encoded by the exons ATG CCCCAGAACGAGCACATTGAGTTACACCGCAAGCGGCATGGCTACCGCCTGGACCAccatgaaaagaaaaggaagaaggaGAGCCGTGAGGCCCATGAGCGGTCCCACAAAGCCAGGAAACTGATTGGGTTGAAGGCCAAACTATACCACAAACAGAGACATGCGGAGAAGATCCAGATGAAGAAGAC catCAAAATGCATGAACAGAGGAAGACCAAGCAGAAGAACGATGATAAGACCCCAGAGGGAGCAGTGCCGGCCTACCTGttggacagagagggacagtCCCGTGCTAAGGTCCTCTCCAACATGATcaaacagaagagaaaagagaaggcT GGGAAATGGGAGGTGCCGCTGCCAAAGGTGCGTGCCCAGGGAGAGACAGAAGTGCTCAAAGTCATCAGAACTGGAAAGAGGCAAAAGAAAGCCTGGAAGAGAATGGTCACCAAAGTTTGCTTCGTCGGCGACGGCTTCACCCGCAAACCTCCCAAATATGAGCGTTTCATCAGACCTATG GGTTTGCGTTTTAAGAAGGCTCACGTCACACATCCAGAGCTGAAGGCCACTTTCTGCCTGCCCATCCTCGGCGTGAAGAAGAACCCCTCCTCGCCGCTCTACACATCTCTGGGAGTCATCACAAAAGGAACGGTCGTCGAGGTCAATGTCAGCGAGCTGGGATTGGTTACACAAGGAGGAAAGGTTATCTGGG